One window of Labilithrix sp. genomic DNA carries:
- a CDS encoding ADP-ribosylglycohydrolase family protein: MLGLAVGDALGFPAEFRRREQILSSFGSAGLTDFVALHDPRWPARPAIMGRAHPLGTYSDDTQMTIAVAEAVVAAGDASLDELMEEMGRRFVAWSRASDNDRAPGNACMTGCDALARGVPWREAGVADSKGCGSAMRVAPIGLRWWNDHDRLLEVARASAVLTHRHDAGVEGAAAAALLVALAVDERTPVEMHEALMKECWPRSHDFAACLSKVPALLDAPPEVALAADGLGEAWVAEEAVASALWCFWRSPFDFEKTVLTAANTDGDSDSIACIAGGISGAFNGVRAIPESLRRRVENADGLSRLAATLASLPAP, from the coding sequence ATGCTCGGTCTCGCCGTCGGCGACGCGCTCGGGTTTCCGGCCGAGTTTCGGAGGCGCGAGCAGATCCTCTCGTCGTTCGGGAGCGCGGGGCTGACCGACTTCGTCGCCCTCCACGATCCGCGATGGCCGGCGCGACCGGCGATCATGGGGCGCGCCCATCCGCTCGGGACGTACAGCGACGACACGCAGATGACGATCGCGGTGGCCGAGGCCGTCGTCGCGGCGGGCGACGCGTCGCTCGACGAGCTCATGGAGGAGATGGGGCGCCGCTTCGTCGCCTGGAGTCGTGCGAGCGACAACGATCGCGCTCCCGGGAACGCGTGCATGACGGGCTGCGACGCGCTCGCGCGGGGCGTCCCTTGGCGCGAGGCTGGCGTCGCCGACTCGAAAGGATGTGGCAGCGCGATGCGCGTCGCGCCGATCGGGCTTCGCTGGTGGAACGATCACGACCGCCTCCTGGAGGTCGCGCGCGCTTCGGCGGTGCTCACCCATCGCCACGACGCGGGCGTCGAAGGTGCGGCCGCGGCGGCGCTCCTCGTCGCGCTGGCGGTGGACGAGCGAACGCCGGTCGAGATGCACGAGGCGCTCATGAAGGAGTGCTGGCCGCGGTCGCACGACTTCGCGGCGTGCCTCTCGAAGGTGCCCGCGCTCCTCGACGCGCCGCCGGAGGTCGCGCTCGCGGCTGACGGCCTCGGAGAGGCGTGGGTCGCGGAGGAGGCCGTCGCCTCCGCGCTCTGGTGCTTCTGGCGATCGCCGTTCGATTTCGAGAAGACGGTCCTCACGGCCGCCAACACCGACGGCGACTCCGACAGCATCGCGTGCATCGCGGGCGGCATCTCCGGCGCGTTCAACGGGGTCCGCGCGATCCCGGAGTCGCTTCGTCGTCGCGTCGAGAACGCGGACGGCCTCTCACGACTGGCCGCGACGCTCGCGTCTTTGCCAGCCCCATAG
- a CDS encoding AMP-binding protein, with protein MAWLHDVVDRHARERADAIALVCGQGGERITYRALAERTRGLAGWLARSDVGPGDRVAVVADAAPWVFELLVACSRRGAILAPLNPRLPKPELDSILAVAEPRLVLGARPAAVDVEPRTEATSPRASLVLLFTSGSTGKPKGALLTHENLLANARSTARAWDLSAADVAVADAPLFHTGGLNVLATPLLVLGGTVVVTPRFDARVSLDAMAREGATVAFGVPQMLERLAALGAPDAAPSVRLWLVGGAPCPARVADAFGDRLVVGFGMTECGPNCFRPVSLPARRDVVGVPTFDLEATLAPDGELLLRGPHVFAGYFRDDDATRAAFTDDGWLRTGDVLDASPDGWRVVGRTKELFISGGENVYPAEVERVLAAHPQVLACAVVGVPDETWGEAGVAFVVADDAPPEALRAFVRKHLAAFKVPREVRLVDELPRTPSGKVDRRALVARATRRPRS; from the coding sequence ATGGCGTGGCTGCACGATGTCGTCGATCGGCATGCGCGGGAGCGGGCGGATGCGATCGCGCTCGTGTGTGGGCAGGGTGGGGAGCGGATCACGTACCGCGCGCTCGCGGAGAGGACGCGGGGGCTCGCGGGGTGGCTCGCGCGCAGCGACGTGGGGCCCGGCGATCGCGTCGCGGTCGTCGCCGATGCGGCGCCGTGGGTCTTCGAGCTGCTCGTCGCGTGCTCGCGGCGCGGGGCGATCCTCGCGCCGCTCAACCCGCGGTTGCCGAAGCCCGAGCTCGACTCCATCCTCGCCGTCGCCGAGCCGCGCCTCGTCCTCGGCGCCCGGCCCGCCGCCGTGGACGTCGAGCCAAGAACCGAGGCGACCTCGCCGCGGGCGTCCCTCGTCCTCCTGTTCACCTCCGGATCGACCGGGAAACCGAAGGGGGCGCTCCTCACGCACGAGAACCTCCTCGCCAACGCGCGGAGCACGGCGCGGGCGTGGGACCTCTCCGCCGCCGACGTCGCCGTCGCCGACGCGCCGCTCTTCCATACCGGTGGGCTCAACGTGCTCGCGACGCCGCTGCTCGTCCTCGGCGGCACCGTCGTCGTGACGCCTCGCTTCGACGCGCGCGTGTCGCTCGACGCGATGGCGCGTGAAGGCGCGACCGTCGCCTTCGGTGTCCCGCAGATGCTCGAGCGGCTCGCGGCGCTCGGCGCGCCCGACGCCGCGCCGTCGGTGCGGCTCTGGCTCGTCGGCGGCGCGCCGTGCCCCGCGCGCGTCGCCGACGCGTTCGGCGACCGCCTCGTCGTCGGGTTCGGCATGACGGAGTGCGGGCCGAACTGCTTCCGCCCCGTCTCGCTCCCGGCGCGTCGCGACGTCGTCGGCGTCCCCACGTTCGACCTCGAGGCCACGCTCGCCCCCGACGGCGAGCTGCTCCTCCGCGGACCTCACGTCTTCGCCGGTTACTTCCGCGACGACGACGCGACGCGCGCCGCGTTCACCGACGACGGGTGGCTCCGCACCGGCGACGTGCTCGACGCGTCGCCCGACGGCTGGCGCGTCGTCGGGCGAACGAAGGAGCTCTTCATCAGCGGCGGCGAGAACGTCTACCCCGCCGAGGTGGAGCGCGTGCTCGCCGCGCATCCGCAGGTGCTCGCGTGCGCGGTCGTCGGCGTCCCCGACGAGACGTGGGGCGAGGCCGGCGTCGCCTTCGTCGTCGCCGACGACGCCCCGCCCGAGGCGCTCCGCGCGTTCGTGCGCAAGCACCTCGCCGCGTTCAAGGTCCCGCGCGAGGTCCGCCTCGTCGACGAGCTGCCGCGCACGCCGTCGGGGAAGGTCGATCGCCGCGCCCTCGTCGCCCGCGCGACGCGCCGGCCACGTTCGTAG
- a CDS encoding Spy/CpxP family protein refolding chaperone, with translation MISIRSLSLPVLALASLVAGCSAESGTTSGAETTDSARTQIVTQVELASAEERGAGPIHRHGPHGGPDFLVGAALRAPLDLTAEQRATIEGLTHRERPPFDPSRAKELAAAIRAGNVAALPKPPAPDLAATAKTIQTLHDTLTASQRAALVDDIEAHAPKVDPSKEGPKGAKGPPHVMRKVVFPFGDDLGLTDAQKEELKARIEASAPARPDPAKLAEMRGNMEAARLDMKAKLQSFKADSFDATAFVTPPATAKPNVELHLRGNPLADLVSVLTPEQREKLAQKIELGPPAR, from the coding sequence ATGATCTCGATTCGTTCGCTCTCGCTTCCGGTCCTCGCCCTCGCCTCCCTCGTCGCAGGTTGCAGCGCGGAGAGCGGCACTACCTCCGGCGCGGAGACCACCGATTCGGCGCGCACCCAGATCGTCACGCAGGTCGAGCTCGCGTCGGCGGAGGAGCGCGGCGCCGGCCCGATCCACCGCCACGGCCCGCACGGCGGCCCCGACTTCCTCGTCGGCGCGGCCCTTCGCGCGCCGCTCGACCTCACCGCCGAGCAGCGCGCGACGATCGAGGGGCTCACGCACCGCGAGCGTCCGCCCTTCGATCCGAGCCGCGCGAAGGAGCTCGCGGCCGCGATCCGCGCCGGGAACGTCGCCGCGCTCCCGAAGCCGCCGGCGCCGGACCTCGCCGCGACGGCGAAGACGATCCAGACGCTCCACGACACGCTCACCGCCTCGCAACGCGCCGCGCTCGTCGACGACATCGAGGCCCACGCGCCGAAGGTCGATCCGAGCAAGGAGGGCCCGAAGGGCGCCAAGGGTCCGCCCCACGTCATGCGCAAGGTCGTCTTCCCGTTCGGCGACGACCTCGGGCTCACCGACGCGCAGAAGGAGGAGCTCAAGGCGCGGATCGAGGCGAGCGCGCCGGCGAGGCCCGACCCGGCGAAGCTCGCGGAGATGCGCGGCAACATGGAGGCGGCCCGCCTCGACATGAAGGCGAAGCTCCAGAGCTTCAAGGCCGACAGCTTCGACGCGACCGCGTTCGTCACGCCGCCGGCCACGGCGAAGCCGAACGTCGAGCTCCACCTCCGCGGCAACCCGCTCGCGGACCTCGTCTCGGTGCTGACGCCGGAGCAGCGCGAGAAGCTCGCGCAAAAGATCGAGCTCGGTCCGCCCGCGCGCTGA
- a CDS encoding sigma-54-dependent Fis family transcriptional regulator: protein MSNDKRTGRVLVADDEDGIREFLAESLEKDGHEIVQAADGAAALALARAEPFDVVLTDLKMPRLGGMELVRALRTEQPDVELVVLTAFGDVATAVEAMKLGVFDYLQKPVSSPAAVRDLVRGALARRAQMAPKPTYEVVTSTPLTYGAPSMTPVVLALTKVAKSGATVLLQGESGTGKEVAARMIHEASPRANAPFVAINGAVLTESLLESELFGHEKGAFTGAHAQRRGRIELADGGTFFLDEVGELAAPIQAKLLRVLEERSFERVGGTQSIEVDVRWIAATHRDLRAMVKEGTFREDLYHRLAVFPIRLPPLRERREDIVPLAERLVRDLAAAAGRAAPAIDPALRDRLREEAWPGNVRELRNALERALILADGDVLHPEHLWLDSTATTAPSSAAPAKLEDMERDAIERTLREVSGNRRAAATKLGIGLRTLYEKLKRYGIK, encoded by the coding sequence ATGAGCAACGACAAACGTACCGGCCGCGTCCTCGTCGCCGACGACGAAGACGGGATCCGCGAGTTCCTCGCCGAGTCGCTCGAGAAGGACGGCCACGAGATCGTGCAGGCCGCCGACGGCGCCGCCGCGCTCGCCCTCGCGCGGGCGGAGCCGTTCGACGTCGTGCTCACCGACCTCAAGATGCCGCGCCTCGGCGGGATGGAGCTCGTGCGCGCGCTCCGCACCGAGCAGCCGGACGTGGAGCTCGTCGTCCTCACCGCGTTCGGCGACGTCGCGACCGCGGTCGAGGCGATGAAGCTCGGCGTCTTCGACTACCTGCAGAAGCCGGTGTCGAGCCCCGCCGCGGTGCGCGACCTCGTGAGGGGCGCGCTCGCCCGCCGCGCGCAGATGGCCCCGAAGCCGACCTACGAGGTCGTCACGAGCACGCCGCTCACGTACGGCGCGCCGAGCATGACACCGGTCGTCCTCGCGCTCACGAAGGTCGCGAAGAGCGGCGCGACGGTGCTCCTCCAGGGCGAGAGCGGCACGGGGAAGGAGGTCGCGGCGCGGATGATCCACGAGGCGAGCCCGCGCGCGAACGCGCCCTTCGTCGCGATCAACGGCGCCGTCCTCACCGAGTCGCTGCTCGAGAGCGAGCTCTTCGGCCACGAGAAGGGCGCGTTCACCGGCGCGCACGCGCAGCGCCGCGGCCGGATCGAGCTCGCCGACGGCGGCACGTTCTTCCTCGACGAGGTCGGCGAGCTCGCCGCGCCGATCCAGGCGAAGCTCCTCCGCGTCCTCGAGGAGCGCAGCTTCGAGCGCGTCGGCGGCACGCAGAGCATCGAGGTCGACGTCCGCTGGATCGCGGCGACGCACCGCGACCTCCGCGCGATGGTGAAGGAGGGCACCTTCCGCGAGGACCTCTACCACCGGCTCGCGGTGTTCCCGATCCGCCTGCCGCCGCTCCGCGAGCGCCGCGAGGACATCGTCCCGCTCGCGGAGCGCCTCGTGCGCGACCTCGCCGCCGCGGCGGGGCGCGCGGCGCCGGCGATCGATCCCGCGCTCCGCGATCGCCTTCGCGAAGAGGCGTGGCCCGGCAACGTCCGCGAGCTCCGCAACGCGCTCGAGCGCGCGCTGATCCTCGCCGACGGCGACGTGCTCCACCCGGAGCATCTCTGGCTCGACTCGACCGCGACGACGGCGCCGTCGTCCGCCGCGCCGGCGAAGCTCGAGGACATGGAGCGCGACGCGATCGAGCGCACGCTGCGCGAGGTCTCCGGCAACCGCCGCGCGGCCGCGACCAAGCTCGGGATCGGCCTCCGCACGCTGTACGAGAAGCTGAAACGCTACGGCATCAAGTAG
- a CDS encoding serine/threonine protein kinase codes for MAWRDRPATFAAATLGAAFDAARGRAAAAADRAAAASVVAALLPHVEPTERTIAESVETLLACVDDPAAIEVVAAALPARARDDHRIAAALARVARRAHERGAARSVLVLLDLLLATPESAALVDEAWAAAAFAALAPAEVGSSPRVARVRRLWAEHKKTRPSWLGDVDDEKTDLFLPSFSRARHAELVAVGAMPPPVARSAGRYRLLEEIGAGGMGTVHLARLAGSCGFERWAAIKQLHPYFQEDDDFVRMFLDEARLTAAIVHPNVASILELGREDDGYWIAMEYLHGEPLSAWLRSVRVSGRPVPPEIACRIVADAAAGLHAAHELASPDGAPLELVHRDVTPHNVFVTFDGATKVVDFGLAKLSAVEGTRCAGRSVAGKLPYMSPEQVRGERVDRRADVFGLGVILWELTTTRRLFRRETDLDTLSQVLECTPPRPSTVVAGYPGDLEGVVMKALAKDPAARYATARELSRALSSVLHRRSLLVGAEEVAAYARSLLADQVRARDACLARHRGSMT; via the coding sequence ATGGCCTGGCGAGATCGACCTGCGACGTTTGCCGCCGCGACGCTGGGGGCCGCGTTCGACGCGGCGCGAGGACGAGCCGCGGCCGCGGCCGATCGCGCCGCGGCGGCTTCGGTCGTCGCGGCGCTCCTCCCCCACGTCGAGCCGACGGAGCGCACGATCGCCGAGTCGGTCGAGACGCTCCTCGCCTGCGTCGACGATCCCGCCGCGATCGAGGTCGTCGCCGCCGCGCTCCCCGCTCGCGCCCGCGACGACCACCGCATCGCCGCCGCCCTCGCGCGCGTCGCGCGCCGCGCCCACGAGCGCGGCGCCGCTCGCTCCGTCCTCGTCCTCCTCGATCTCCTCCTCGCGACGCCGGAGAGCGCCGCCCTCGTCGACGAAGCGTGGGCCGCCGCCGCGTTCGCCGCGCTCGCGCCGGCGGAGGTGGGGAGCTCACCGCGCGTGGCGCGCGTGCGGAGGCTCTGGGCGGAGCACAAGAAGACGCGACCGAGCTGGCTCGGCGACGTCGACGACGAGAAGACCGACCTGTTCCTCCCGAGCTTCTCCCGCGCGCGTCACGCGGAGCTCGTCGCCGTCGGCGCGATGCCTCCGCCCGTCGCGCGCTCCGCCGGCCGCTACCGGCTCCTCGAGGAGATCGGCGCCGGCGGCATGGGGACGGTGCACCTCGCGCGCCTCGCCGGCTCTTGCGGCTTCGAGCGCTGGGCCGCGATCAAACAGCTCCACCCCTACTTCCAGGAGGACGACGACTTCGTGCGGATGTTCCTCGACGAGGCGCGGCTCACCGCGGCGATCGTCCATCCGAACGTCGCGAGCATCCTCGAGCTCGGAAGGGAAGACGACGGCTACTGGATCGCGATGGAGTACCTCCACGGCGAGCCGCTCTCCGCGTGGCTGCGCAGCGTCCGCGTGAGCGGCCGCCCGGTGCCGCCGGAGATCGCCTGCCGGATCGTCGCCGACGCCGCGGCGGGCCTCCACGCCGCGCACGAGCTCGCGTCCCCCGACGGCGCGCCGCTCGAGCTCGTGCATCGTGACGTGACCCCGCACAACGTCTTCGTGACGTTCGACGGCGCGACGAAGGTCGTCGACTTCGGGCTCGCGAAGCTCTCCGCGGTGGAGGGGACGCGCTGCGCGGGCCGATCGGTCGCGGGGAAGCTCCCGTACATGTCGCCCGAGCAGGTCCGCGGCGAGCGGGTCGATCGTCGCGCCGACGTCTTCGGGCTCGGCGTCATCCTCTGGGAGCTCACCACGACGCGCCGCCTCTTCCGCCGCGAGACCGATCTCGACACGCTCTCGCAGGTGCTCGAGTGCACGCCGCCGCGACCGAGCACCGTCGTCGCCGGCTATCCCGGCGACCTCGAGGGCGTCGTGATGAAGGCGCTCGCGAAGGACCCCGCCGCGCGCTACGCGACCGCGCGGGAGCTGTCGCGCGCGCTCTCGTCGGTCCTTCATCGACGGAGCCTCCTCGTCGGCGCGGAGGAGGTCGCGGCGTACGCGCGCTCCCTCCTCGCCGATCAGGTCCGCGCGCGCGACGCGTGCCTCGCGCGCCATCGCGGCAGCATGACCTGA
- a CDS encoding prolyl oligopeptidase family serine peptidase, protein MRRVLAGVALVSSAVACSNVDVDRAPAEAEAAVTEPVSICPAPRAGSNTGYQAGGQTRSFELLLPPPSFTGPRPLLIAFHGTGETGRSFVHRARLAEWAARGVIVVAPDAVGNGSVWPVWDGMHLPGAPALPNADLALVDSLRACVGAHFSVDAARVYAGGHSAGGIFTNHVLRMRSDVFAGGVVASGVFDFTEPVARSALGAMTVIVTWGGDNDGFGGWDPVTGVGASGFTFVEQAAMASQYFAREPNVAQAWCRGDDLGHVWLPMNGWLMDVLLARPKGTSSALALPPVPASAGSTCASSAFALPAPVATTCAPVAQAGCKEMCQLFADCAVANKSVGTALAGELDAIGLAPGSCGGCTARCDAHATTPDDDAVLACFAARSKATTCGPGLAGGLPVFDDFAACCNPHPGSQVCADLCATFGDSTLSAFVPICPRTTRSGPPTAALFESGLRP, encoded by the coding sequence ATGCGCCGCGTGCTCGCCGGAGTCGCCCTCGTCTCGTCCGCCGTCGCTTGCTCGAACGTCGACGTCGATCGGGCCCCCGCCGAGGCCGAAGCCGCCGTCACCGAGCCCGTCTCGATCTGCCCCGCGCCGCGCGCCGGATCGAACACCGGCTACCAGGCGGGCGGACAGACGCGGAGCTTCGAGCTCCTCCTCCCGCCGCCGAGCTTCACCGGGCCGCGGCCGCTCCTCATCGCCTTCCACGGCACCGGCGAGACCGGTCGCTCGTTCGTCCACCGCGCGCGCCTCGCGGAGTGGGCGGCGCGCGGCGTCATCGTCGTCGCGCCCGACGCGGTCGGCAACGGTAGCGTGTGGCCGGTCTGGGACGGCATGCACCTCCCCGGCGCGCCCGCCCTCCCGAACGCGGACCTCGCGCTCGTCGACTCGCTCCGCGCGTGCGTCGGCGCGCACTTCTCCGTCGACGCGGCGCGCGTCTACGCCGGCGGACACTCGGCGGGCGGCATCTTCACGAACCACGTCCTCCGGATGCGCTCGGACGTGTTCGCCGGCGGCGTCGTCGCGTCGGGCGTCTTCGACTTCACCGAGCCCGTCGCCCGCTCGGCGCTCGGCGCGATGACCGTCATCGTCACGTGGGGCGGCGACAACGACGGCTTCGGCGGCTGGGATCCCGTCACCGGCGTCGGCGCGTCCGGCTTCACCTTCGTCGAGCAAGCCGCGATGGCGTCGCAGTACTTCGCGCGCGAGCCGAACGTCGCCCAGGCCTGGTGCCGCGGCGACGATCTCGGTCACGTCTGGCTGCCGATGAACGGCTGGCTCATGGACGTCCTCCTCGCGCGTCCGAAGGGCACGAGCTCCGCGCTCGCGCTGCCGCCCGTCCCCGCGAGCGCGGGATCCACGTGCGCGAGCTCCGCGTTCGCGCTGCCGGCGCCGGTGGCGACGACGTGCGCGCCGGTCGCGCAGGCGGGCTGCAAGGAGATGTGCCAGCTCTTCGCGGACTGCGCGGTCGCGAACAAGAGCGTCGGCACCGCGCTCGCGGGCGAGCTCGACGCGATCGGCCTCGCGCCCGGGAGCTGCGGCGGCTGCACCGCGCGCTGCGACGCCCACGCGACGACGCCCGACGACGACGCCGTGCTCGCGTGCTTCGCGGCGCGGAGCAAGGCGACGACGTGCGGCCCCGGCCTCGCCGGAGGATTGCCCGTCTTTGACGATTTTGCTGCATGCTGCAACCCGCACCCCGGCTCGCAGGTGTGCGCCGACCTCTGCGCCACGTTCGGCGACAGCACGCTCTCCGCGTTCGTCCCGATCTGCCCGCGGACCACGCGGTCGGGCCCGCCGACCGCCGCGCTCTTCGAGTCAGGCCTGCGACCGTGA
- a CDS encoding HAMP domain-containing histidine kinase, whose protein sequence is MKTGRLGGVAMAALAVVALGVTVATSRRALADASELVARGESDIVLAALASELTAEEVQPPNAETLRRLLAAHEAEGLRYVALVDREGRPVVEAGHATMPSGPARPGAATIEGRRVRALGIVPPPHPPALPHELPPIDAHRDRSPIDGSPRYVVVRRMNAGPLLAVELEPPMMVTLQRDHTRVGVVAAMASAILLAFAVAWSRSARRVAALEASAARAQRLVALGSMSSVMAHELRNPLASLKGHAQLLVEDLAEAEAAEGADAKRRAKAERVVAEAERLEVLTTSLLDFVRDGPIERAAVTPRALVDRALADLDGARVQVDLDRAPPAIDADLDRLGRALHNVVDNALKASDAEVSLVATHEDGQLRVSVRDRGPGLPPGEEARIFEPFVTTRTRGTGLGLAVARRIAEQHGGTLDGATHPDGGAVFDLRIPVQAS, encoded by the coding sequence ATGAAGACGGGTCGGCTGGGCGGCGTCGCGATGGCGGCGCTCGCGGTCGTGGCGCTCGGGGTGACGGTGGCGACCTCGCGCCGCGCGCTCGCGGACGCTTCCGAGCTCGTCGCGCGCGGCGAGAGCGACATCGTCCTCGCGGCGCTCGCGTCGGAGCTCACGGCGGAGGAGGTGCAGCCGCCGAACGCGGAGACGCTGCGCCGCCTCCTCGCCGCTCACGAGGCGGAGGGCCTCCGCTACGTCGCGCTCGTCGATCGCGAGGGCCGACCCGTCGTCGAGGCGGGTCACGCGACGATGCCCTCCGGCCCCGCGCGCCCCGGCGCCGCGACGATCGAGGGGCGCCGCGTCCGCGCGCTCGGGATCGTCCCTCCTCCTCACCCGCCCGCGCTCCCGCACGAGCTCCCGCCGATCGACGCGCATCGCGATCGTTCCCCCATCGACGGCTCGCCTCGCTACGTCGTCGTCCGGCGCATGAACGCGGGGCCGCTCCTCGCGGTGGAGCTCGAGCCGCCGATGATGGTGACGCTCCAGCGCGATCACACCCGCGTCGGCGTCGTCGCCGCGATGGCGAGCGCGATCCTCCTCGCGTTCGCCGTCGCGTGGTCGCGCAGCGCGCGGCGCGTCGCGGCGCTCGAGGCGAGCGCGGCGCGGGCGCAGCGCCTCGTCGCGCTCGGCAGCATGTCGTCGGTGATGGCGCACGAGCTCCGCAACCCGCTCGCGTCGCTCAAGGGCCACGCCCAGCTCCTCGTCGAGGACCTCGCCGAGGCCGAGGCCGCCGAGGGCGCGGACGCGAAGCGGCGCGCGAAGGCGGAGCGCGTCGTCGCGGAGGCGGAGCGCCTCGAGGTGCTCACGACCTCGCTCCTCGACTTCGTCCGCGACGGGCCGATCGAGCGCGCCGCCGTCACGCCCCGCGCGCTCGTCGACCGCGCGCTCGCCGATCTCGACGGCGCGCGCGTGCAGGTCGATCTCGATCGCGCGCCGCCCGCGATCGACGCCGACCTCGACCGCCTCGGCCGCGCGCTCCACAACGTCGTCGACAACGCGCTCAAGGCGAGCGACGCGGAGGTCTCGCTCGTCGCGACACACGAGGACGGCCAGCTCCGCGTCTCGGTGCGCGATCGCGGACCCGGCCTCCCGCCCGGCGAAGAGGCGCGCATCTTCGAGCCGTTCGTGACGACGCGCACGCGCGGGACCGGCCTCGGCCTCGCCGTCGCGCGCCGCATCGCGGAGCAGCACGGTGGTACGCTCGACGGCGCGACGCACCCCGACGGCGGCGCGGTCTTCGACCTCCGGATCCCGGTGCAGGCGTCATGA
- a CDS encoding VOC family protein — protein MGNPFVHLDLATDDVKAAKKFYRSVFDWKLTDFPEMQWTGIDVGKGVGGGIGAKQSPDQPTSWTAYVDVADVKKTIAKAKKNGATIVIPYMEVGNMGALGVFVDPQGATLGVWQTAKKAAKKAAAKPKAKAKAKAKTKKR, from the coding sequence ATGGGAAACCCTTTCGTGCACCTCGATCTCGCGACCGACGACGTCAAAGCGGCGAAGAAGTTCTACCGGAGCGTCTTCGACTGGAAGCTCACCGACTTCCCGGAGATGCAGTGGACCGGCATCGACGTCGGCAAGGGCGTCGGCGGCGGCATCGGCGCGAAGCAGTCGCCCGATCAGCCGACGTCGTGGACCGCCTACGTCGACGTCGCGGACGTGAAGAAGACGATCGCGAAGGCGAAGAAGAACGGCGCGACGATCGTCATCCCATACATGGAAGTCGGGAACATGGGCGCGCTCGGCGTCTTCGTCGATCCGCAAGGCGCGACGCTCGGCGTCTGGCAGACGGCGAAGAAGGCCGCGAAGAAGGCCGCCGCGAAGCCGAAGGCCAAAGCGAAGGCGAAGGCCAAGACGAAGAAGCGCTGA
- a CDS encoding TrkA family potassium uptake protein, whose protein sequence is MNRKRPQPDFATTPSLSSPIFWHFVWKMVPWLVATAVYIVAAASIVRWDMGRIGEAREDFGAEMYGMYTQLFFEPTATLPHAPIARFVFWITPALGVLLLVRGVVRVGASVFDVEERRNLWVKIMTDRMKGHIVVCGLGHVGIRIVESLKALGVDVVAIERDKKESFVQTAERLSVPVHHGDARQDDLLSAAGIARAHAVVCATDDDFTNLEVAIDAKRENPDIRVVMRVFDQRVAEKIGSALDIEKTFSASALAGPLIALQAISNGVLGVYRSNGDLRVDMEISAPSEWDGKTVVSCEDEIDGRIVALARSSGKQTRPRHDTKIERGDHLTIDLPASMVGTVERLTARDAARK, encoded by the coding sequence TTGAACCGCAAGAGACCGCAGCCCGATTTCGCCACGACGCCGTCGCTGTCGTCGCCGATCTTCTGGCACTTCGTGTGGAAGATGGTGCCGTGGCTCGTCGCGACCGCGGTGTACATCGTCGCGGCGGCGTCGATCGTTCGGTGGGACATGGGCCGCATCGGCGAGGCGCGCGAGGACTTCGGCGCCGAGATGTACGGGATGTACACGCAGCTCTTCTTCGAGCCGACCGCGACGCTGCCGCACGCGCCGATCGCCCGCTTCGTGTTCTGGATCACGCCGGCGCTCGGTGTCCTCCTGCTCGTCCGCGGCGTCGTGCGCGTCGGCGCGTCGGTCTTCGACGTCGAGGAGCGACGCAACCTCTGGGTGAAGATCATGACCGATCGAATGAAGGGTCACATCGTCGTCTGCGGCCTCGGCCACGTCGGCATCCGCATCGTCGAGTCGCTCAAGGCGCTCGGCGTCGACGTCGTCGCGATCGAGCGCGACAAGAAGGAGTCGTTCGTCCAGACCGCGGAGCGGCTCTCGGTCCCGGTGCACCACGGCGACGCCCGCCAGGACGACCTGCTCTCCGCCGCGGGCATCGCGCGGGCCCACGCGGTGGTGTGCGCGACGGACGACGACTTCACGAACCTCGAGGTCGCGATCGACGCGAAGCGCGAGAACCCGGACATCCGCGTCGTGATGCGCGTGTTCGATCAGCGCGTCGCCGAGAAGATCGGCTCCGCGCTCGACATCGAGAAGACGTTCAGCGCGTCGGCCCTCGCGGGGCCGCTCATCGCGCTGCAGGCGATCTCGAACGGCGTGCTCGGCGTGTACCGCTCCAACGGCGACCTCCGCGTCGACATGGAGATCTCGGCGCCGAGCGAGTGGGACGGGAAGACCGTCGTCAGCTGCGAGGACGAGATCGACGGGCGGATCGTCGCGCTCGCGCGGAGCTCCGGCAAGCAGACGCGGCCGCGGCACGACACGAAGATCGAGCGCGGCGACCACCTCACGATCGATCTCCCCGCCTCGATGGTCGGGACCGTCGAGCGCCTCACGGCGCGCGACGCCGCCCGGAAGTGA